The Balneolales bacterium ANBcel1 DNA segment GGAATCTGCATCAGGATACCGGCTCCGTCACCGCTGTTGGGCTCGGCGCCTGTGGCACCGCGATGATCCAGATTGCGCAATACCCGGATCCCCTGCTTGATAATTTCGTGGGAAGGTTTACCCTTCATATTCACGACAAAGCCAATACCACAAGCGTCATGTTCAAATTGCGGATCGTACATGCCCTGCTTTCCAGGGGCCATCATTCCTTCGTTTGCCATACATATATCCTGATTTGACGTGCTGATTTCAAATACCCAGACGCTGACGGCGTGCCGGGTGAGCCTTCACAAAAAATAGCGGATTCAACTGCCGCGCGGATTCAGTCCCCTGACCGCGCAAACCCCGGCCTGTCAAAAAGCTCCGCTGTAACCGGGTATCGCTTCACCAACCGATTCGTCAAAACTTTAAAAGCTTTTAATCTGAAAAACTTAAAAAGTTTCAGCAATGCAATATGATTAAAAACAGGTAGCGATTCAAATAAAAAAACTGTCCAGGGCGCTGGTTCTGCCGTTTTTGGGCACATAAAACGCAAAAAAGCGCTATCAGTTTTCAGAAAAAAGTTCGGCACAATGAATAATATCAGAGTGTAAGCGACAACACTCGTTGTATCCGGGCTTTCAGGCCAGGATCTTATTGTGATTTGGGGTAGCCGTTATTTTTCATGACCAGTATTCCCATTTGCAGAGGCTGCATGGTCTCCTGAAATTCCAGTTTTACCAGCTGATATCCGTTGATCTCCAGAAAATGAATTAACCCGGTCACATTATATCCGGGCAATCCGGTATCGTGAAACTCCAAAGCGATCACCCGTATCCGGTCAAGAACGCTTTTCGGACACTGTAGCAGTATTTCGTACTCACTCCCTTCACAGTCCAGTTTCAAAAAATCGACTCTTTCAATTTGATTATTCTGGAAAAAATCAGCCAGTGTCACAGCATTGACCGATACGGATTTCTCCTGACTGTCCTTTGGGTGCCTCCCTTTAGTTTTTACCAGTGTGTGGTTCACCGATTTGCTTACGTACAGCTCCCTGGTGCCGGTTTCTCCGGATACCGCCATATTGTGTGGTTGAACCTTGCTGCATTGATTTGCTTTTATGTTGTCCCGCAACCGGGAGAAGTTTGACGGCTCGGGTTCCAGCGCATGGATCGTGGAGTTCTTTCCGGAATAGCTGTCGCAAAAAATGGAAAAGTAGCCTCTGTGCGCACCAATATCTACAATCACAGAATCGGCATAAAACGGGAACAGGTTGTGATAAACGCGCTTGTAAAACACATCAATAATTACCGAAGCGTCGTCGGCGTCCAGCTTGACGGGAGTCATGATACCGAATGTTTTACATATGCCATGGGCCAGCCGAAGCTGTTGTCGTTTCCTGAAGCGCGCCACCAGTTTTGCCAGAAGCTTCCTCATCAATCTCTTACCACTGTTTTTCGGGATATTAGCTGTTGATTCCGGAATCGAAATACCTCCGGATTTTTTGAAGTCCCCTGACATACGAAGAACGTGTATCCATCACGGGGGCGGGCATGGCTACGGTAGCAAACCCTTTCTTGAAGTGCTCCACACCTTTCAGACTGCTGCTGGGATTAAAATCAAACCAGGCAAACCCCTGCACTCTGTAATGGCGGATAAGGTGATAGTAAAAATACTGATAAACCCCTTTCCCAATGTAGTCGGCATCGGCCAGGCCGAGCCAGCTGACGGCGTGCCTCCTGCTCCGCAGAATCGGTCCGCCGCAAACTAGTTTTCCGCCGTGAAACACCCCGAAAAAATCACAGTACTCCGATTGAAGCAGTTGTTGGAACATTTCCATGCCATAGTGGCTTTTGGGGCTTCCCTTTCCCTGCCACCGCTCCAGGGATTGCCTGTAACAGTCGTAGTAAGCCGGCAAATGGCGCGCTTCTATCTTCTTCAGCGACAGATCCAGCGATTCGGCCTTTTTCAGATTTCTGAGCGTATTTCTCCGGATTTTTTTCCGCAGCTCATCAAACGGCATGTTGAGTGGAACAACGAATGTCGATTCCTGTTTCAGGCTGCCGGAGACCGGAAAGGCAGCGTCATGCGGCTGAAACGGGCTGGCTCTCCAGATCAGGCCGGGGTATTGTTTCATCACCAACGATGTGATCATCGCTGCATGGGCATCCGAAAGGGCATGGGTTGAAATCCATCCGCCATAAACCCCAAGGGGGGAAGATTCATACACCTTTACCAGGCCTTTCAGGTTTTTGGTCGCCGAGAGGATGAAAAAGGCGGATGTGCCGTCACTGAAAGTGATCTTCCTCGTTACAGGCAAAACGGATCCTCCGGAATACTCTTTTACAATGTGCAACCACTCTGGTGAATGGAAGAATGTAGCGTATTCACACTCCATCCAGACCTGTTGCCACTCGGATTCAACGGCCGCTTCAACAAATTCGATGGAAAGTTTGCTCATGGTTCAGCGTAACATCGGGGATCGGAAAGGAGTGCAGACAATCTGCGCATCCATCCCTGAATATACAAAAAACGAACCGGGTGAAAGCTGATTAATCCCCTGCCGTGAAAACCGGAACCCGGGCTGCATCCGGCACGCCGATACAGTCCGCAATACCCTCAAACCCGGCCGGACCGCTTCGGGACAAAACCTGAAATCAGCCTGCCGGCAGGTGCCATCATTCGACCGCAACTAATATCTGACTCTCACGTAATATCCGGCCAGTATTTATTTGCACCAAGTCTCCTAAAATAATTTTTAAATTAACAGCCGTGTATTCCGCAAGCATGTACTGCACCCGGTTTCATGGGTTTAAAAATTTTGATTACCTGGACACCTGCAATTCCATGACCGGTTTTAATCATGCGCCTTTGTGCCCTGGCGCCGGCCCGGTCATGTTCATAGCATTTATTTGAAACCCCAGTTTATCCTAATCCTGAAGAGGTAATATCATGACACAACGTGTACGAAAGTTGCACCGGCTGTTGCCGGTTCTGTTTGTTGCTGCAGCGTGGATGGCCGCAGCGGCTCCCGCGACATCCCAGCAAATGCAGACTCTGTTTGATGGAAATGTGCGACATGGCGGGTTCGGCGGACCCGTAGTCAAGTTCAGCAGTATCGATGGTAAAACCGGCGTCTGGGTCGGTGGCCGGGGCGGGTGGATTCTCAACTTTTCCAACGAACACGCGATATCATTGGGTGGTGGTGGATATGGACTGGTGACCGAACACCAGGTACCGAATCCGAGCGTTCCCCTTGTTTCTGAATTTGCCGCAATTGGCTACGGCGGTTTTGAAATGGAGTACACCAACCGGACCTACCAGCTTGTCCATTTTACCGCCTCCACACTTATTGGTGCTGGTGGCGCAACGACCCGTGACAGTGATTATGTTGAAATCGATTCCGATGCGAACACCTTCTTTGTGCTGGAACCGGGGCTGAACATCGAAATGAATGTCACCTCGTTCTTCAGAATCGCGACCGGGGTCTCCTACTTTTATACCAGCGGCATCAGCAAGGCCGGGCTGCAGGATTCCGATTTCTCGGGCTTCAAAGGGAAACTGACGTTTAAATTCGGCTCGTTTTGACAACCAGCGAGGTTGCCGCTTTACCACTAATCAACACCTGACGGGCACTCCGGTTCGGTTTTTTTTAAACCGATCGGCTGCCAGGAGTAACCGGACCTGATTTCTTGCGCTTATCAACCATATTCTGATAGGTTTCGAAAAGCATCCGGAAGTGATCGTCCAGCGTGCCGATGGAGTGTTCTGCCGCTACCGCGCATGCTCGGACCATCGCGGGCCTGTCACGGTCAAGCATCCGCAAGATCGCCTTTGAGAGATCCACGGAATCACCCGGTTCATACACTTCGGAATACTCGCTGTCGGCAAGGTCTCCGGCCCCTCCATGCGCAGGAACAATTACCGGCAGGCCACTGCAAATCGCTTCGGCTACCACCAGTCCGTACGTTTCGGCTGCCGAGCCATGCACAAAATAGTCGGCGCTGGCCAGATAATCGGCGAGCTCCTCCCGGTTTGATTTAAATCCCATCAGTTTGATGTGAGGAATCCCCCGGGCCTGATGCTTGACCATCCATCGAAACGGCCCGTCACCAAAAATCACCAATCCGATTTGACGATGCTCCGAGGCCATCCGAAATCCCTCAAAGATGGTTCCGAGGCGTTTTTCCGGATGGTGCCGGCTGATGCCGATCATAAGGATGGCATCTTCAGGCAGACCGAGCTCTTCGAGGATTATCTTCCGGAGCTCCGTGCTCCGTCGGTTGGGAGTAGAGAACAGTTTATCGATACCGAAGGGCACCGTAACGGGGTTATTGATCTTGAAACGGCTCAGCCGGTTGGCCAGCCACTCTCCGCTGACGATCGTCGCATCGTACCGTTTACTCAGCCTTCGCAGGTAATTCCAGTAAAACAGGAAAAGTTTGTCAACCCTGGCCGATTTGATGAATTTTCCCAAAATCGTATGCGGATAGACGGCCACCGGATCCTGGTGGAAAATGAAGGCTTTAACCGCATCGCCTTTCCATCGGGCGGCAAACCACCCACCGGTCCATGGTGACGATCCTTCCACAACATCGGGTTGTTCGCGGTCAAGAATTTCATGGACCATGCGTTCACGCCACAAAATATAATAACGCCGGTCTACTGGAAGCGCGGGCCCCGGAACCCAGATGATACGGCCGCCATTGCGTTCCGTCTCCCCTGCTTCAGCACCGGGTGCTACAACCACGATCTCGTGCCCCAGCTTACTGCCTGCGAGAAGCTTCTGGTTGATGTAGGTTTTAACCCCACCCCCCTTCTCCGCGTAAAATTCTGCGATATCAACAATCTTCATAGGAATATTCTGTAAAAGTCCTAGAAGTTATCGCAGTTGCACCATTTAAACAATGTGAATCGCCAAATCGAAGAATCAACCGGGATAACCGGAGGAGATGTATTTTCTCAGGTCCTGTATTTCCAGTTTTTGTTCGTCAATAATGGCTTTCACGATATCTCCGATGGAGATCACCCCGATTACGCTACCTTGTTCATCAAGCACGGGAAGGTGGCGGATTTTTTTCTCCGACATGATTCCCATGCAGTCGTGAAGGTCATAATCGGCCCTCACGCAAAAAACGTTCTCGGTCATGATCTCCTTGACTGCGGTATCTTTTGAACGGCGGCCTTTCAGAATAACCTTATTGCGGTAGTCCCGTTCGGATACAATTCCACTCATTTTCCCGCGGGTCATTACGATCAGCGCTCCGATGTTCTTGTTCGACATCGACGCAATGGCATCGAAAACCGAGGAGTCGCAATCCACACTGAATACTTCCCTTCCTTTCTTGTGTAAAATGTCCTGTACTTTCATTGATCCGTCCACTTTATTTTAAGTTGAACCGACTTCGCCTTTCTTCATACAAATAAATGAAATTACAATAAGTTACAAGGATTTTTTCAGAGCCAGCCGCAGGTCGCAAAGCCTGCTGTAATGAGACCGGCCCGGGAGGCAGCACCTTTCATTTACATGGCTTATCGCGGTCCCGGTTCCGCGAAACGGGCCATCCAGCTTCTTACCTCATCATACCATTTCAGGGAGTTGTTCGGCTTGAGGATCCAGTGGTTTTCGTCCGGGTAATAGATCAGTCGGGATTCAATTCCTTTGTGCTGAAGTGTGCGGAACAGTTCAAAAGCCTGACCCACAGGAACCCGGTAATCCAGCTGCCCGTGAATGATCAGGGCCGGAGTTTCAAAGTTTTCAGCAAAGTAGTGCGGCGATATCTGCTCGTAAATATCGTGTTCCCAGTAATCGCCGAAGCGGGTGGTATGCACTGCGAAGTCGGCAGCCAGCTGGGAGTACATGTTATATACGGGCGCGTGGATGAGCAGCGTGTTGAACGGATGCTCTTTTCCAAGCAGGATGCTGGAGAGATATCCACCGTAACTGCCACCCCCCGCAACCATGCGATCGGCATCAATCCAGGGTTGATCGGCAAACCACTCTGCGGCTTTTCTGGTATCGGCATAGGGCTTGGTAATCCAGTCGGGATTGATGGCATCGGCAAAATCCTGTCCGAAGCCGGAAGAACCGTGGAAGTTGTGCCATGCGGTGACATAGCCCCAGGAAGCGAAGGTCTGGGCATTCCAGCGAAAGTGGAATCCGTCGGGTATGGCGCTGTGCGGACCGCCGTGAATCAGCAGAAAGAGCGGATACTCCTTGCTTTCATCGAATCCCGGAGGATAATGGACCCACATCTGGATTTCGGCACCGCCATAGCCCTCGTAGGTAACCGATTCGTATGTACCAAGTTCCACCTTATCCAGGATGTCGTCATTGCGTGTATCCAGCCGGGTGACACGGCCACCGGACGGATCCACAAGTACCAGCCGGTTGGGATAGAGAAAACTCTGGTTCAAGGCGGCAAGTGTGCCGTTTCCGGCAACGGACAGGGAAGAATAGCTCGTCTGGCCGGTAACAGGCGCGGGGGCGCCGGTAGAAGCATCAATCCGGTAGATACGATAGGTTCCGGCATCGTCGATGGCACCATACAGGGCGGAGCCGTCCGGGGCCCATACCAGTCCGTCGGCCGAGCGATCCCAGTCGCCGGTCAGTTCACGATGCTCCTCACCGGCCACATCATACAGGACGAGGCGCCGCGTATCGGCGTAAAAACCCTTGATCTGCTGCCGGTTGTAGGCGATTTGGGAGCCATCCGGACTAAAAAGCGGGTTGCTGTCGCCCGCGTCGTTATCAACGGTTATGTTGACGGCTTCATCGCTTCCGGGCCCCATCAGATAGATATCCATTTTGGGATCGGTATCGTCGTGATTGGTGTCGCTGACAAATGCCACCAGGGATTCATCAGGAGCAACATCATAGCTTCCGGGACCCTGGGTCGAGCGCGGAAGCTCCCGGCCCGAAGTTCCGGTCACCGCTTCGATCTCATCCCGGCCGACCAGGGCCTGGTCGCCGGAAACCCTGTTCATTCGAAGTGACAATTCAGACGCGGGAACCCGGTAGACATGTGCCTGGCGCTCTTCATCAAGCCAGTGATCCCAGTGGCTGAACGGAAGCTCATTCCAGATGCGGGCAGAAACATGGGAATCGCGCTGAGAGGCGATCTCCTCTTCCATCTCGTCCCAGGTTTTGCCGTGCCAGACGCTGGTGATGAAATATATGTGATCGCCCACCCATTTGATCACATTGACACCGGTAGGCACATCGGTCACTCTGCGGGCTTCGCCGGGCTCGCCGATCGGCAGCACATAGACCTGCGATGCGTTGTCATCATCGCGGCGAGTTACAAAGGCGATCATACTGCCGTCTGCGTTAAATGCAGGCTGACCATCAGCGGAGCCGTGCCGTGTCAGCGGCCGCTCAACGGAACCGTCCGAACCAAAAAGCCAGAGGTCTGTATGGCTTTTGTCGTCATCCAGGGTATAGCGGGTGACCGGTGCCACAACCCAGCGGCCGTCGGGCGAAATTTCCGGGGAACCGATGCGCTCCATTTTCCAGAGTACTTCGGCAGAAAGCAGTTTGCTGTTGCTGTCGTTTGCAAGGGCGACGGATTGTGTCGTAAACAATCCCTGCAACAGAAATATTAAAATCAGGAAAGCGAACAATGGTGATTGTCGGGAAATCATATTATCGATTGATGTGGTTGATAGTTAACGAAAAGTAAACCAGCGCAGGCATTTGTGGAATACATCCACCGGTTCGCAAAACATCATGGGACATCCGCGGGGGATAACGGTGATGCCTGCCTCCCGGGCCTGACGGGCAGCTTCTTCATCATAACTGCCCTGACCGATGGAGCGATGAAACCAGATTCGGGAAACGCCCGCATCGCGGCATTGCCGAACCAGATCCGGGGCCTGATCCGGATGACACCCGATGACCAGGCCGTCGATACGCTCGGGAAGAGCGGAGATGTCCGGGTAACAGGTATCTCCCTCCACCTGCCCGGCATTGGGATTAATGGCATAAACCCGGTAACCTCTGTCGCGAAGCTTGCGGTAAATATAATTTGCGGCGGTATCCCCTTTTCGGGAGACTCCGGCAACTCCGATCGCTTCTCCCCCGAGAAAATCGGAAACGCTGTCTTCTGGTTTCATCTTGTTCCGGATGCTTGTGTGATTCCATACCGGCCGGCATGGCCGGGCTATCGCGCAATCTATCGCTTTTGGCAATAATACGTAAATAAAAAAACGGTTTCGGCGGCGCGGGCAGACCGGAACATATTCTGCGGGCATGGTGTTACTAGACAAGCGGCTGAACGATTGTCAACCGATACGGAAGGTAACCCAGGATACGCTGAAATATGATTGTTATCCGATCGTCCCGTATCACCACACAAATTATCTCTCATGAATCATCACATGAAAAGCGCAGCTCACCTGTTAATCGCCTCAATGGCAATGTTGCTCGCAATATCCGCATGCAGCCCGTCCAATTCCAACGAATCCCTGAGCAACACCGATGAAAGCGAAAGCTGGGTTGTCTCCAGCCAGTATACCGATATCAGGCTGACAAAGATTGCCGGCGGACTCGAACACCCCTGGTCGCTGGCTTTTCTGCCGGATGGCCGCATGCTGGTGACCGAACGCCCCGGACGGCTTAACATATTGGACAACGGTGAGATCACATCCGTTGACGGGCTTCCCGATATACATGCAAGGGGCCAGGGCGGACTCATGGAAGTTTCCCTGCATCCCGATTATGAATCCAACGGCTGGATCTATCTGACCTACTCCAGGCCCAATGACCAGGGTCAGACCGCCACCGCATTGGCACGTGCCCGCCTGGATGGAAACAACCTGATCGACTCTGAGGATATCTTCATCCAGAACCGCTACTCGCAGCCCGGCCGACATTACGGATCCAAGCTGGCATGGGACCATGACGGCAAACTGCTTATGAGTATCGGTGACCGTGGTTCCGAACCTCCCAGAGCCCAGGACCTGATGGATCATGCCGGTACCCTGCTCCGGCTTAATGACGACGGCACCGTCCCGCCGGATAATCCTTTTGTGGGAGATGACAGCGCCCTGGATGAAATATTTACATACGGCAACCGAAATATCCAGGGACTGATCGTCCATCCAGAAACCGGTGAAATCTGGGCCACCGAACATGGGCCGCGCGGCGGCGATGAACTCAACCTGCTGGAGGCGGGAAAGAATTACGGGTGGCCGACCGTCACGCTCGGACTCGACTACCGCACCCAGGAGGAGTTCCCGCATTCGGAAGCACGCCACAGCGTGGAAGGCATGACGGACCCTGTTTACGAATTGCTGCCCACACACGCCCCCTCCGGACTCGCCCACATTTCCGGTGACCATTTCACAAGCCGCTGGGATGATAATCTGCTGGCCGGCGGCCTTCGCGCCGAACGGATCCGCAGGCTGGTTATCCAGGACTATGAAGTCATCCACGATGAAGAGCTGATCCTGCAGGAGATCGGACGCATCCGCGATGTCCGTGTCGGGCCCGACGGCAATATCTATGTGCTCACCGACCACCCGGACGGAGGACTCTACCGGCTGGAACCCGGAAGCTGACAGAAAGGCATCCAAAGTGAAATCTTGTCCGATAACGGCCATCGCATAACCGGCGTGGCCAGCCGGTTATAATTGGGTGGAAACGTTCCACACGCCCAATTGATACGTGGGTTAGTCACCGATACTCCCAGTGTACAGACATAATACCCGTTATCAAATTGAAACGGTATAAGACTTACCCGGTTTGCAATTTTTAATGAGCTTAACGGTTGGCTCCAGAAATGGAAGCAACCTGTGCCATCGGCAAAACAATGTTCCCATCCACCAAAACAGATATGGTTATGAGTCCGGATATCAAAGACAAACGGTTTTCTGAAGTGATCAGGGGCGAAACGCCGGTACTGGTCGATTTTTATGCCGACTGGTGCGCGCCTTGCCGGATGATGCCACCCATTCTCAAAGAGCTCAAGAAGAGGATGGGCGATTCGCTCCACATCCTTAAAATCGACACCGAGAAGAATGCCGACCTGGCGATACGTTACCAGGTACGCGGAATTCCAACACTGCTCCTGTTCAAGGAAGGCCGGGTTATCTGGCAGCAATCGGGTGTGATGCAGGCGCCGCAACTGGAGGAGGTAATCCGGCGCGAGCTGGAGGATTACGAAACAAAAATGGGTGCATAGATATTATATGCGCGAGAAACGGCGGTTTACCCAGTAGGCCGCAACAAGAATGACGGCACCGGCGGCCAGCCGGATGAGGTCCGCGTCCCTGTTCCAAATCAGCAGGTTGACCAGCAGTCCGGCCGGGATGACCGCATTGTTCATGACCGCAAGAGTTCCGGCATCGACTTTGGTGGCGCCGTGGTTCCATAAAAAGAGTCCGGCTGCTGATGCGCCGAAGCCGAGCCACAGCAAAACGGCCCAGTGCGTGCCGGTCTGCGGCATCAGCGTGGTGTCACCAAAAATCAGATAGGACGGCAAGGTGATCAGCAGGGCGCCGGCATAGAAGTAGCCGAAAAAGCGGACAGGCGGGATTTCGGTGGGATACCACCGGACCAGGTTTTTATATCCGACCTGGCCTGCGGCGAACGAGGCATTCGCAACCTGCATCAATAAAAACCCGAACAGATAGCCGCTTGTGATGCCGTCGTAGCGGATCACGCCCGCACCTACAACCGCGAGAATGGCGGCAATCAGCGCCACCGGCGAAAAGCGGCTGTTCAGGGCATCATCAAGGACGGTGACAAACACCGGTGTCATGATGGTGAAAAGCAGCACTTCCGGTGCCGTCAGAAACTGAAATGAGCGGTACAGGCACAGGTAGGTCACACCGAACTGAAGCGCGCCGACCAGGATCATACCGGTTACCAGTTCGCGCCTAACACCGGTCCACCGGGTAAACGGAAGCATCACAAGTCCGGCGAAAACCACCCGGGAGAGAACGGCAAAATCACTGTCCACCTGTCCGGCCAGGTACTCATCGATAAGGCTGAACGAAAAGGCCCAGAGCAGGGTCACAAAAACGAGGTACTTCATACCGGCGGTCCTCCGCTACAGCCAGCGCGGTGTGCGATCGGTATAGGCGTCATAATCCTCCCCGAACTTTTCACGCAGGGCACGCTCCTCGGAAATAATTTGAAACCGGGTCATATATATGTAGAACAGCGGCATGAGCATCAGGCAGAGCAGGTCGGAGAGAAAGATCGCCCAGCCAATAAGCACAAGCGACAGAGAAAGATACATGGGATTGCGACTGTGCCGGTACGGCCCATCGGTGACCAGCGCTGTCGTTTCGGCGGGTTTTCCGGCATGCACCGTTGTTTGATTCTTCATGAAGAGATAAATGCTGTATGCGGCGGTCAGTATCGCTGTACCCATCAGAAAAGCGGTCAGATAATACTGAAACGGAATATCTACGGCAAAAACCGGGAAGTAACGGGCTATCGCCCACATCGCCAGGGCAAAAAAACCAAAAACCACAACTGGGGGAATCTTCCGTTCCAGAGGATGTTCTGCCGGGACCGATGCCGTGTTTTCCCGGCTGTCTTCATTTTCGTTGCTGCTATCAGGATTCATAAAGCCATATTGGTTGACAGGTTTTTTTCGGATGTCCTGCTTTTAGGAGGCCACCCCGAATATCAAAGGTCCGGACATTACATGCTCTGCTTTCGTGTTCCGCAAATTCGGGTGATGCCGGATAACAATGCGCAAATACCGGTTGAAAAGGCCTCTGTACTGATAATGTCGGATACTTTCACCAGCCCGCCGCGTGGCAATATAACACTGACGGACCAAGCCGGCAAGCGCCTGCCACGCCGATGAACAGACAGGGCTATATGCCGCGATACACCGATCGGGCTTACCCAAAAACACTGCAGGTAACAGGAAAAGAGACAGCC contains these protein-coding regions:
- the trxA gene encoding thioredoxin yields the protein MSPDIKDKRFSEVIRGETPVLVDFYADWCAPCRMMPPILKELKKRMGDSLHILKIDTEKNADLAIRYQVRGIPTLLLFKEGRVIWQQSGVMQAPQLEEVIRRELEDYETKMGA
- a CDS encoding FkbM family methyltransferase; this translates as MTPVKLDADDASVIIDVFYKRVYHNLFPFYADSVIVDIGAHRGYFSIFCDSYSGKNSTIHALEPEPSNFSRLRDNIKANQCSKVQPHNMAVSGETGTRELYVSKSVNHTLVKTKGRHPKDSQEKSVSVNAVTLADFFQNNQIERVDFLKLDCEGSEYEILLQCPKSVLDRIRVIALEFHDTGLPGYNVTGLIHFLEINGYQLVKLEFQETMQPLQMGILVMKNNGYPKSQ
- a CDS encoding PQQ-dependent sugar dehydrogenase — encoded protein: MAMLLAISACSPSNSNESLSNTDESESWVVSSQYTDIRLTKIAGGLEHPWSLAFLPDGRMLVTERPGRLNILDNGEITSVDGLPDIHARGQGGLMEVSLHPDYESNGWIYLTYSRPNDQGQTATALARARLDGNNLIDSEDIFIQNRYSQPGRHYGSKLAWDHDGKLLMSIGDRGSEPPRAQDLMDHAGTLLRLNDDGTVPPDNPFVGDDSALDEIFTYGNRNIQGLIVHPETGEIWATEHGPRGGDELNLLEAGKNYGWPTVTLGLDYRTQEEFPHSEARHSVEGMTDPVYELLPTHAPSGLAHISGDHFTSRWDDNLLAGGLRAERIRRLVIQDYEVIHDEELILQEIGRIRDVRVGPDGNIYVLTDHPDGGLYRLEPGS
- a CDS encoding carboxylate/amino acid/amine transporter, coding for MKYLVFVTLLWAFSFSLIDEYLAGQVDSDFAVLSRVVFAGLVMLPFTRWTGVRRELVTGMILVGALQFGVTYLCLYRSFQFLTAPEVLLFTIMTPVFVTVLDDALNSRFSPVALIAAILAVVGAGVIRYDGITSGYLFGFLLMQVANASFAAGQVGYKNLVRWYPTEIPPVRFFGYFYAGALLITLPSYLIFGDTTLMPQTGTHWAVLLWLGFGASAAGLFLWNHGATKVDAGTLAVMNNAVIPAGLLVNLLIWNRDADLIRLAAGAVILVAAYWVNRRFSRI
- a CDS encoding isoprenylcysteine carboxylmethyltransferase family protein translates to MNPDSSNENEDSRENTASVPAEHPLERKIPPVVVFGFFALAMWAIARYFPVFAVDIPFQYYLTAFLMGTAILTAAYSIYLFMKNQTTVHAGKPAETTALVTDGPYRHSRNPMYLSLSLVLIGWAIFLSDLLCLMLMPLFYIYMTRFQIISEERALREKFGEDYDAYTDRTPRWL
- a CDS encoding GNAT family N-acetyltransferase, producing the protein MSKLSIEFVEAAVESEWQQVWMECEYATFFHSPEWLHIVKEYSGGSVLPVTRKITFSDGTSAFFILSATKNLKGLVKVYESSPLGVYGGWISTHALSDAHAAMITSLVMKQYPGLIWRASPFQPHDAAFPVSGSLKQESTFVVPLNMPFDELRKKIRRNTLRNLKKAESLDLSLKKIEARHLPAYYDCYRQSLERWQGKGSPKSHYGMEMFQQLLQSEYCDFFGVFHGGKLVCGGPILRSRRHAVSWLGLADADYIGKGVYQYFYYHLIRHYRVQGFAWFDFNPSSSLKGVEHFKKGFATVAMPAPVMDTRSSYVRGLQKIRRYFDSGINS
- a CDS encoding CoA-binding protein; protein product: MKPEDSVSDFLGGEAIGVAGVSRKGDTAANYIYRKLRDRGYRVYAINPNAGQVEGDTCYPDISALPERIDGLVIGCHPDQAPDLVRQCRDAGVSRIWFHRSIGQGSYDEEAARQAREAGITVIPRGCPMMFCEPVDVFHKCLRWFTFR
- a CDS encoding glycosyltransferase, with translation MKIVDIAEFYAEKGGGVKTYINQKLLAGSKLGHEIVVVAPGAEAGETERNGGRIIWVPGPALPVDRRYYILWRERMVHEILDREQPDVVEGSSPWTGGWFAARWKGDAVKAFIFHQDPVAVYPHTILGKFIKSARVDKLFLFYWNYLRRLSKRYDATIVSGEWLANRLSRFKINNPVTVPFGIDKLFSTPNRRSTELRKIILEELGLPEDAILMIGISRHHPEKRLGTIFEGFRMASEHRQIGLVIFGDGPFRWMVKHQARGIPHIKLMGFKSNREELADYLASADYFVHGSAAETYGLVVAEAICSGLPVIVPAHGGAGDLADSEYSEVYEPGDSVDLSKAILRMLDRDRPAMVRACAVAAEHSIGTLDDHFRMLFETYQNMVDKRKKSGPVTPGSRSV
- a CDS encoding CBS domain-containing protein — encoded protein: MKVQDILHKKGREVFSVDCDSSVFDAIASMSNKNIGALIVMTRGKMSGIVSERDYRNKVILKGRRSKDTAVKEIMTENVFCVRADYDLHDCMGIMSEKKIRHLPVLDEQGSVIGVISIGDIVKAIIDEQKLEIQDLRKYISSGYPG
- a CDS encoding S9 family peptidase → MISRQSPLFAFLILIFLLQGLFTTQSVALANDSNSKLLSAEVLWKMERIGSPEISPDGRWVVAPVTRYTLDDDKSHTDLWLFGSDGSVERPLTRHGSADGQPAFNADGSMIAFVTRRDDDNASQVYVLPIGEPGEARRVTDVPTGVNVIKWVGDHIYFITSVWHGKTWDEMEEEIASQRDSHVSARIWNELPFSHWDHWLDEERQAHVYRVPASELSLRMNRVSGDQALVGRDEIEAVTGTSGRELPRSTQGPGSYDVAPDESLVAFVSDTNHDDTDPKMDIYLMGPGSDEAVNITVDNDAGDSNPLFSPDGSQIAYNRQQIKGFYADTRRLVLYDVAGEEHRELTGDWDRSADGLVWAPDGSALYGAIDDAGTYRIYRIDASTGAPAPVTGQTSYSSLSVAGNGTLAALNQSFLYPNRLVLVDPSGGRVTRLDTRNDDILDKVELGTYESVTYEGYGGAEIQMWVHYPPGFDESKEYPLFLLIHGGPHSAIPDGFHFRWNAQTFASWGYVTAWHNFHGSSGFGQDFADAINPDWITKPYADTRKAAEWFADQPWIDADRMVAGGGSYGGYLSSILLGKEHPFNTLLIHAPVYNMYSQLAADFAVHTTRFGDYWEHDIYEQISPHYFAENFETPALIIHGQLDYRVPVGQAFELFRTLQHKGIESRLIYYPDENHWILKPNNSLKWYDEVRSWMARFAEPGPR